In Streptomyces sp. NBC_00483, a single window of DNA contains:
- a CDS encoding D-2-hydroxyacid dehydrogenase, with amino-acid sequence MPKTEKSRVLVLADHRPNGLEEVADHAELVCIPEDRLAAELPHADALLVWEFGTEALPGAWPEHGGPRWVHTASAGVDRLMFPALRDSDAILTNSRGVFEQPIAEYVAGQIIALAKDFAGTYERQRDHVWRHRVTQRVWGTRAVVLGGGPIGRAVVRTLRALGIETDLVGRTRREGDPEVGTVHAFDELDALLTRADWVVCAAPLTEQTQDLFDAATFARMKRGARFVNVGRGPMVVEKDLLSALEEGQLGGAALDVFREEPLPADNPLWDAPNLLVSPHMSADTDTWLDDLAEVFADNFTRWRAGRPLRNVVDKELGYVPVADAPQAAAEEGSR; translated from the coding sequence GTGCCGAAGACCGAGAAATCCCGCGTTCTGGTGCTTGCCGACCACCGGCCGAACGGCCTGGAGGAGGTGGCCGACCATGCCGAGCTCGTCTGCATCCCCGAGGACCGTCTCGCCGCGGAACTCCCGCACGCCGACGCGCTGTTGGTGTGGGAGTTCGGCACCGAGGCGCTGCCCGGCGCCTGGCCCGAACACGGCGGACCGCGCTGGGTGCACACCGCGAGCGCCGGCGTCGACCGGCTGATGTTCCCCGCCCTGCGGGACTCGGACGCGATCCTGACGAATTCGCGCGGCGTCTTCGAACAGCCCATCGCCGAGTACGTCGCGGGCCAGATCATCGCCCTCGCGAAGGACTTCGCCGGCACCTACGAGCGGCAGCGCGACCACGTCTGGCGGCACCGGGTCACCCAGCGGGTCTGGGGGACGCGCGCCGTCGTGCTCGGCGGCGGGCCCATCGGCCGCGCCGTCGTGCGCACCCTGCGCGCGCTCGGCATCGAGACCGACCTGGTCGGACGCACCCGCAGGGAGGGCGACCCCGAGGTCGGCACGGTGCACGCCTTCGACGAGCTCGACGCGCTGCTCACGCGCGCCGACTGGGTGGTCTGCGCGGCGCCGCTTACCGAGCAGACCCAGGACCTGTTCGACGCGGCCACCTTCGCCCGAATGAAGCGCGGCGCCCGCTTCGTCAACGTGGGGCGCGGCCCGATGGTCGTCGAGAAGGATCTGCTCTCCGCCCTGGAAGAGGGCCAACTGGGTGGCGCGGCGCTCGACGTGTTCCGGGAGGAGCCGCTGCCCGCGGACAACCCGCTGTGGGACGCACCCAACCTGCTGGTCTCCCCGCACATGTCGGCCGACACCGACACCTGGCTCGACGACCTCGCCGAGGTCTTCGCGGACAACTTCACGCGCTGGCGCGCGGGCCGCCCGCTGCGCAATGTCGTGGACAAGGAACTGGGCTACGTACCGGTCGCGGACGCCCCGCAGGCCGCAGCAGAGGAGGGCTCCCGATGA
- a CDS encoding GntR family transcriptional regulator, giving the protein MATAKTLRPVKREPAATVIAARLTEAIMDGTLAPGTQLGEAELAGQLGVSRGPLREALQRLVQQGIAVSAPHRGVFVTRLDEDDVRDIYLARTAMESAACRLVLQQDPQTTANHLEKVHRRMESAARRGNEAALSAADMDFHQVLVEESGSPRLQRIAQTLFVETRMCLSVLTDDHPDPDALVEEHAELIEAMRDEDEDRLLMLLDAHMQDAVTRLTGEAAQVAAEPDAVAG; this is encoded by the coding sequence ATGGCCACTGCGAAAACGCTGCGACCGGTCAAGCGTGAACCCGCGGCGACCGTCATCGCCGCCCGGCTCACCGAAGCGATCATGGACGGCACCCTGGCGCCGGGCACCCAGCTCGGCGAGGCCGAGCTGGCGGGCCAGCTCGGCGTGAGCCGGGGTCCGCTGCGCGAGGCACTGCAACGCCTCGTGCAGCAGGGCATCGCCGTCAGTGCACCGCACCGCGGCGTCTTCGTGACCCGCCTCGACGAGGACGACGTGCGCGACATCTATCTGGCGCGCACCGCCATGGAGTCCGCGGCCTGCCGTCTCGTGCTGCAGCAGGACCCGCAGACCACCGCGAACCACCTGGAGAAGGTGCACCGCAGGATGGAGTCGGCGGCGCGGCGCGGCAACGAGGCGGCGCTGAGCGCCGCCGACATGGACTTCCACCAGGTGCTCGTCGAGGAGTCCGGCAGCCCGCGCCTGCAGCGCATCGCGCAGACCCTGTTCGTGGAGACGCGGATGTGCCTGTCGGTCCTCACCGACGACCACCCCGATCCGGACGCGCTGGTCGAGGAGCACGCGGAGCTGATCGAGGCGATGCGCGACGAGGACGAGGACCGCCTCCTCATGCTCCTCGACGCGCACATGCAGGACGCGGTCACCCGGCTCACGGGCGAGGCCGCGCAGGTGGCGGCCGAACCGGACGCGGTGGCGGGCTGA
- a CDS encoding maleate cis-trans isomerase family protein codes for MDITTFGGPVPQLGIGVVAPFDFALDRELWRWTPEEISLHLTRTPYVPVEVSVDMARLISEHETLHNAVMALDAVRPASYAYACTSGSFVGGTAHERAMCVSMSGAAGGAPSVTTSGALLEALGELGARRVSVITPYTASLTDSLADFLGEADVDVVGRQYMGLTGEIWKVGYRNVVELARSADLTNADCLFISCTNLSTYDVIPQLEAELRIPVISANQVTMWSALRHAGADAAGDYQSLIDPAARAALAPYLGRGIAPPPPAAAAAVVREAADWEQIAAPEPTAAAPPDEPIADLDLG; via the coding sequence TTGGACATCACGACCTTCGGCGGACCCGTCCCGCAGCTCGGCATCGGCGTAGTCGCCCCGTTCGACTTCGCGCTCGATCGCGAGCTGTGGCGCTGGACCCCCGAGGAGATCTCCCTCCACCTGACCCGCACCCCGTACGTTCCCGTGGAGGTCAGCGTGGACATGGCTCGCTTGATCAGCGAGCACGAGACCCTGCACAACGCCGTCATGGCGCTCGACGCGGTACGGCCCGCGTCCTACGCGTACGCCTGCACATCCGGCAGCTTCGTCGGCGGCACCGCGCACGAACGTGCGATGTGCGTGTCCATGAGCGGCGCGGCCGGCGGCGCCCCCTCCGTCACCACATCCGGGGCGCTCCTCGAGGCCCTCGGCGAGCTGGGAGCGCGCCGCGTCAGCGTCATCACGCCGTACACCGCGTCGCTGACGGACTCGCTCGCCGACTTCTTGGGCGAGGCGGACGTGGACGTGGTCGGCCGCCAGTACATGGGCCTGACCGGGGAGATCTGGAAGGTCGGTTACCGCAACGTGGTCGAGCTGGCCCGCTCCGCGGACCTGACCAACGCCGACTGCCTCTTCATCAGCTGCACCAACCTGTCCACGTACGACGTGATCCCGCAGCTGGAGGCGGAGCTCAGGATCCCGGTGATCTCCGCGAACCAGGTCACGATGTGGTCCGCGTTGCGGCACGCGGGCGCCGACGCGGCGGGTGACTACCAGTCGCTGATCGACCCGGCGGCCCGTGCGGCGCTCGCGCCCTACCTCGGTCGGGGCATCGCTCCCCCGCCGCCCGCCGCCGCGGCGGCCGTCGTGCGGGAGGCCGCCGACTGGGAGCAGATCGCCGCGCCCGAGCCGACCGCGGCCGCTCCCCCGGACGAGCCGATCGCGGACCTCGACCTCGGCTGA
- a CDS encoding maleate cis-trans isomerase family protein — MSEKTTRVGFLYPGFSAEDDYPRLERMIGGGARLTLVHTDIGVDAHRVDDLLEMGSTHRLKAALGELLAQPQDVVIWSCTSASFIFGPEGARKQVAELAEAAGLPVERASSTSFAFAHAVQALGVRRLAIAATYPDDVAGYFVRFLEHHGSEVVSVSGQGIITAAEVGTLGREQVIELARDNDHPDAEAILLPDTALHSAAWLDDLEEAVGKPVLTANQVTAWEGLRLAGDETPREGLGSLFRLSRTPHSPTPATA, encoded by the coding sequence ATGAGCGAGAAGACCACCCGAGTCGGGTTCCTGTACCCCGGATTCTCCGCAGAGGACGACTACCCGCGCCTCGAGCGGATGATCGGCGGCGGAGCCCGGCTCACGCTCGTCCACACGGACATCGGCGTGGACGCGCACCGGGTGGACGACCTCCTGGAGATGGGTTCCACGCACCGTCTCAAGGCGGCACTCGGTGAGCTGCTCGCCCAGCCGCAGGACGTGGTGATCTGGTCGTGCACCAGCGCCAGCTTCATCTTCGGCCCCGAGGGCGCCCGCAAGCAGGTCGCCGAACTCGCCGAGGCGGCGGGCCTTCCGGTCGAGCGGGCCTCCTCCACGTCCTTCGCGTTCGCGCACGCCGTCCAGGCGCTCGGGGTGCGCCGCCTGGCGATCGCCGCGACGTACCCGGACGACGTGGCGGGCTACTTCGTCCGGTTCCTTGAGCACCACGGCTCCGAGGTCGTCTCGGTGTCGGGGCAGGGCATCATCACCGCCGCCGAGGTCGGCACGCTGGGCCGCGAGCAGGTCATCGAACTGGCGCGGGACAACGACCACCCGGACGCCGAGGCGATCCTGCTGCCGGACACGGCGCTGCACAGCGCCGCCTGGCTCGACGACCTCGAGGAGGCCGTCGGCAAGCCCGTCCTGACGGCCAACCAGGTCACCGCCTGGGAAGGCCTGCGACTCGCGGGCGACGAGACGCCGCGCGAGGGCCTCGGCTCGCTGTTCCGGCTCTCCCGCACACCCCATTCCCCGACCCCCGCGACCGCCTGA
- a CDS encoding DHA2 family efflux MFS transporter permease subunit, translating to MNVATTANGTQERRAVTLVMACVGVFVAYLPVTSVSVSLPAIQRALGASTSELSWVSDAFVLPMAALILTAGVFGDVHGRKKVFQAGLAFTAIGAATALCAQSVEVVWVGQALAGIGAAALLPTTLAMISQAVPDPRERGKFVGLWASSLMAALAVGPLISGVILAHQEWRWIYLPSIPVALIAMAVAARLVTESRAPHARALDWPGQITATVAITALVYGVIEGGAGSFTDTRVLVALGLAVVGLIAFVVFELRSASPMLDLGLFRSAGFSATSLIAMITFMGLIGFFFVLSLYFGMVQQLDTLDAGYRLLMVTGVCFFVGPVAGRVMHRISPRVLISVGLLCAAGALFSLTSLTADTSFGPMAWRLALLGLGMGLVVTPMTATAVSSVPHHLAGMAAAGNNALRQVGGALGPAILGALLTSKSTGSLGEHLADAGVTGSVAERVVGAAEAQGLGAVAQLDLGADRGRALGALSESFLDGMQLCLIVAGSLAVLAALVGAVLLRRPKSAPRTAPAPEPVEAVDATEPALSGTVRDAAGAGLAGAVLTLISPTGRQLARAVAGADGHYRLPVPGPGAHVLITTADGHHPHATNLVLADRPTEHDILLSGAGSMTGKVVGADDELPLAQAVVTVTDARGDVLATGITDASGGYVFGDIAEGEITISVTAEGFRPTAVAALAAKSATVQPDIALRPGVRLEGRIRTKAELRPLSDARVTLLDAAGNVVGTSTTGSDGAYAFGDLDAGEYSLVASGYPASTRAVSVNGRAVEALDLDLAHPHG from the coding sequence GTGAACGTGGCGACAACGGCGAACGGAACACAGGAGCGGCGGGCCGTCACCCTCGTCATGGCCTGTGTCGGGGTGTTCGTCGCCTATCTGCCGGTGACCTCCGTGTCGGTGAGTCTCCCGGCGATCCAGCGCGCGCTGGGCGCGTCCACCTCGGAGCTGTCGTGGGTGTCGGACGCGTTCGTCCTGCCGATGGCGGCGCTCATCCTGACGGCGGGCGTGTTCGGCGATGTGCACGGGCGCAAGAAGGTGTTCCAGGCGGGCCTGGCGTTCACCGCCATCGGCGCCGCGACGGCGCTGTGCGCGCAGTCGGTCGAGGTGGTGTGGGTCGGTCAGGCGCTGGCCGGGATCGGCGCGGCGGCGCTGCTGCCGACGACGCTGGCGATGATCAGCCAGGCCGTGCCCGATCCGCGTGAGCGCGGCAAGTTCGTCGGTTTGTGGGCGTCGTCCCTGATGGCGGCGCTGGCCGTCGGCCCGCTCATCTCGGGCGTGATCCTGGCCCACCAGGAGTGGCGCTGGATCTATCTGCCGTCCATACCCGTGGCGCTGATCGCCATGGCGGTCGCCGCCCGGCTTGTGACGGAGTCCCGCGCCCCGCATGCCCGGGCGCTCGACTGGCCGGGGCAGATCACCGCCACCGTCGCCATCACGGCGCTCGTGTACGGGGTGATCGAGGGTGGCGCCGGCTCCTTCACGGACACCCGCGTGCTGGTGGCGCTGGGGCTCGCCGTGGTCGGCCTGATCGCTTTCGTCGTCTTCGAGTTGCGCAGCGCCAGTCCGATGCTCGACCTGGGGCTCTTCCGCAGCGCGGGATTCAGCGCGACGAGCCTGATCGCGATGATCACCTTCATGGGGCTCATCGGGTTCTTCTTCGTGCTCAGCCTCTACTTCGGGATGGTGCAGCAGCTCGACACCCTCGACGCCGGGTACCGGCTGCTGATGGTGACCGGGGTGTGCTTCTTCGTCGGCCCGGTGGCCGGGCGTGTGATGCACCGGATCTCGCCGCGCGTGCTGATCAGCGTCGGTCTGCTGTGCGCGGCTGGCGCGCTGTTCTCCCTGACATCGCTGACCGCCGACACCTCGTTCGGCCCGATGGCCTGGCGTCTTGCCCTGCTCGGGCTCGGGATGGGTCTCGTCGTCACGCCCATGACGGCGACCGCCGTGTCCTCCGTGCCGCATCACCTGGCGGGCATGGCCGCTGCGGGCAACAACGCGCTGCGGCAGGTGGGCGGCGCGCTGGGTCCGGCGATCCTCGGCGCGCTGCTCACGTCGAAGTCCACGGGTTCGCTGGGTGAGCACCTGGCCGATGCCGGGGTCACCGGGTCCGTGGCGGAGCGGGTCGTCGGTGCGGCCGAGGCGCAGGGGCTCGGTGCGGTCGCCCAGCTGGACCTCGGGGCGGACCGGGGGCGGGCGCTCGGCGCGCTGTCCGAGTCGTTCCTCGACGGGATGCAGCTGTGCCTGATCGTGGCCGGTTCGCTGGCCGTGCTCGCGGCGCTGGTCGGTGCGGTGCTGCTGCGACGGCCCAAGTCGGCGCCTCGGACCGCACCTGCACCTGAGCCGGTCGAAGCGGTGGACGCCACCGAGCCCGCTCTGTCCGGCACCGTGCGCGACGCGGCGGGCGCGGGCCTGGCGGGTGCCGTGCTCACCCTCATCTCGCCCACGGGCCGGCAGCTCGCGCGCGCCGTCGCCGGGGCCGACGGGCACTACCGCCTGCCGGTTCCCGGGCCCGGCGCCCATGTGCTGATCACGACGGCGGACGGCCACCACCCGCACGCGACGAACCTCGTCCTCGCCGACCGTCCGACGGAGCACGACATCCTGCTGTCCGGCGCGGGCAGCATGACCGGAAAGGTCGTCGGCGCGGACGACGAGCTCCCCCTCGCCCAGGCCGTCGTCACCGTGACGGACGCCCGCGGCGACGTCCTGGCGACCGGCATCACCGACGCCTCGGGAGGCTACGTCTTCGGGGACATCGCCGAGGGCGAGATCACGATCTCCGTGACCGCCGAAGGGTTCCGGCCGACCGCCGTCGCAGCGCTGGCCGCCAAGTCCGCCACCGTCCAGCCGGACATCGCGCTCCGGCCGGGCGTCCGCCTGGAGGGTCGGATCCGTACGAAGGCGGAGCTCCGCCCGCTGTCGGACGCACGCGTGACGCTGCTGGACGCGGCCGGGAACGTGGTGGGCACCTCGACCACCGGCTCCGACGGCGCGTACGCCTTCGGCGATCTGGACGCGGGTGAGTACTCGCTGGTCGCCAGCGGGTACCCGGCCTCGACCCGGGCGGTGTCCGTGAACGGCCGCGCGGTGGAGGCACTCGACCTGGACCTGGCGCACCCGCACGGCTGA
- a CDS encoding alpha/beta hydrolase family protein: MDTLDLPESRDNAPAPAPTPIVSVKPVVLPAPHHDGGLRVRVTAPVAGRGLPVVLLAHGFGSSLEGYGPLADHWAAHGFVVVQPTHLDSRTLGLAADDSRGPRTWRYRVEDMRIVLDHLDVLEAAVPGLRGRLDQRRIAVAGHSFGGQTAGMLLGLRVGDPVTGVAEDLSDPRVRAGVLLATAGSGGDSLTPYAAEHLPWLRHPDFTRMSAPALVVAGDKDELPMTVRGADWTTDPYTLGPGDKSLLTLFGAEHFLGGISGYEAAETTDENPAHVALVRRVTTAYLRHALDLGDADWAAARTELTAGAHPLGHLESKGAPGTPS, from the coding sequence ATGGACACCTTGGACCTCCCGGAATCCCGGGACAACGCACCCGCACCCGCACCCACGCCCATCGTCTCGGTCAAGCCGGTGGTGCTTCCTGCGCCGCACCACGACGGAGGCCTGCGCGTGCGCGTCACCGCGCCGGTGGCCGGGCGGGGCCTGCCGGTCGTTCTCCTCGCGCACGGCTTCGGCTCGTCGTTGGAGGGCTACGGGCCGCTGGCCGACCACTGGGCCGCGCACGGCTTCGTCGTCGTCCAGCCCACGCATCTCGACTCCAGGACGCTCGGCCTCGCGGCGGACGACTCGCGTGGGCCCCGGACCTGGCGGTATCGCGTCGAGGACATGAGGATCGTGCTCGATCACTTGGACGTGCTCGAAGCGGCCGTTCCCGGTCTGCGGGGCCGCTTGGATCAGAGGCGTATCGCTGTGGCCGGGCATTCCTTCGGCGGGCAGACGGCCGGCATGCTGCTCGGGCTGCGGGTCGGGGATCCGGTGACCGGGGTGGCGGAGGATCTGTCCGATCCACGCGTGCGTGCAGGCGTGCTCCTTGCCACGGCCGGGAGCGGCGGCGACTCCCTGACGCCCTACGCCGCCGAGCACCTTCCCTGGCTGCGGCACCCCGACTTCACGCGGATGAGCGCTCCCGCGCTGGTCGTCGCGGGAGACAAGGACGAGCTGCCGATGACCGTCCGGGGCGCGGACTGGACGACGGACCCGTACACGCTCGGCCCCGGTGACAAGAGCCTGTTGACCCTGTTCGGGGCCGAGCACTTCCTCGGCGGCATCTCGGGATACGAGGCCGCGGAGACGACCGACGAGAACCCCGCGCACGTCGCCCTGGTCCGGCGCGTCACGACGGCCTACCTGCGCCATGCGCTCGACCTCGGCGACGCCGACTGGGCGGCGGCCCGGACCGAACTCACCGCGGGCGCCCACCCGTTGGGCCACCTGGAATCCAAGGGCGCGCCCGGAACCCCGTCCTGA
- a CDS encoding amidase produces the protein MTSTTDATPATATSTPAPQEPYALTATELLAAYESGDLSPVEATVSVLDRIESVDPKLNAFCLVDRDEALAQARASEERRRRGEALGLLDGVPTSIKDLMLTKGHPTLRGSLSIAADREWDEDAPCVARMREQGAVFVGKTTTPEFGWKGVTDNPLTGVTRNPWDPSTTAGGSSGGSASAVAAGMAPLSIGTDGGGSVRIPAAFCGIFGMKPTYGRIPLYPASPFGTLAHAGPMSRTVEDAALLMDAITGFDSRDWSALDAPHGSYRAAVTEALTDGSLRGLRIAYAPTLAGAPVDPQIAERVAAVARLLADLGADVEEADPGFSDPVEAYHTLWFAGAAKVVEHLGAEQFAQLDAGLQEACREGAAKSALDYLGAVDTRMALGVRMGRFHETYDLLLTPAVPIPAFEAGVEVPAGSGHKRWTGWTPFTYPFNLTQQPASTVPCGVTDAGLPVGAQLVAARHGDELVLRASAVLHAALRGSGVVDTAPVG, from the coding sequence ATGACGAGCACGACCGACGCCACCCCCGCGACCGCCACCAGCACCCCCGCTCCCCAGGAGCCGTACGCGCTGACCGCCACCGAACTGCTCGCCGCCTACGAGAGCGGCGACCTGTCCCCGGTCGAGGCCACCGTCTCCGTGCTCGACCGCATCGAGTCCGTCGACCCCAAGCTCAACGCGTTCTGTCTGGTCGACCGCGACGAGGCGCTCGCGCAGGCGAGGGCGAGCGAGGAGCGCCGCCGGCGTGGGGAGGCCCTCGGCCTCCTCGACGGCGTGCCGACGTCCATCAAGGACCTGATGCTCACCAAGGGCCACCCCACGCTGCGCGGCTCGCTGTCCATCGCGGCCGACCGCGAGTGGGACGAGGACGCGCCGTGCGTCGCCCGGATGCGGGAACAGGGCGCCGTGTTCGTCGGCAAGACGACGACGCCGGAGTTCGGCTGGAAGGGTGTCACCGACAACCCGTTGACCGGCGTCACCCGCAATCCGTGGGACCCGTCGACCACGGCCGGCGGCTCGTCGGGCGGCAGCGCGTCGGCTGTCGCCGCGGGCATGGCCCCGCTGTCCATCGGCACGGACGGCGGCGGCTCGGTGCGGATCCCGGCGGCCTTCTGCGGCATCTTCGGCATGAAGCCCACGTACGGGCGGATCCCGCTCTACCCGGCGAGCCCGTTCGGCACCCTTGCGCACGCCGGGCCCATGAGCCGCACCGTCGAGGACGCCGCCCTCCTGATGGACGCCATCACGGGCTTCGACAGCCGCGACTGGTCGGCCCTCGACGCCCCGCACGGCAGCTACCGGGCCGCCGTCACCGAGGCCCTCACCGACGGCTCCCTGCGCGGACTGCGCATCGCCTACGCCCCGACCCTCGCGGGCGCCCCCGTGGACCCGCAGATCGCCGAGCGTGTCGCCGCCGTGGCCCGGCTCCTGGCCGACCTCGGGGCGGATGTCGAAGAGGCCGACCCGGGCTTCTCCGACCCCGTGGAGGCGTACCACACGCTGTGGTTCGCCGGCGCGGCCAAGGTCGTCGAGCACCTGGGCGCCGAGCAGTTCGCCCAACTGGACGCCGGGCTCCAGGAGGCGTGCCGCGAGGGCGCCGCGAAGAGCGCGCTCGACTACCTGGGCGCCGTCGACACGCGCATGGCGCTCGGCGTGCGCATGGGGCGCTTCCACGAGACGTACGACCTGTTGCTCACGCCCGCGGTGCCGATCCCGGCGTTCGAGGCGGGCGTCGAGGTGCCGGCCGGCAGCGGGCACAAGCGGTGGACGGGCTGGACCCCGTTCACGTACCCCTTCAACCTCACGCAGCAGCCGGCCTCCACGGTGCCCTGCGGCGTGACCGACGCGGGCCTGCCGGTGGGCGCGCAGCTGGTCGCCGCGCGCCATGGCGACGAGCTGGTGCTGCGCGCGTCGGCGGTGCTGCACGCGGCGCTGCGCGGGTCCGGGGTGGTGGACACGGCGCCGGTCGGCTGA
- a CDS encoding Lrp/AsnC family transcriptional regulator, whose translation MTTPPEPHVLDALDLQLLQALQLDGRAPFSRIAAVLGVSDQTVARRFRRLRGSVGLRVLGVTDEALLGRSSWLVRLRCAPDGAEQLAGALARRPDTSYVGLLSGGTEVLCSIRPRGGQEDELLLARLQRTPLVTSATAQCVLHPFYGGPVGWLNKINALDAEQEAALRAPSAEPSAPTPVPDEVDETLLALLRRDGRVALTELQAATGQSESVVKRRLDRLRSSGVLYFDVQHTHELLGRSVMAALWLTVAPSALASVGESLAAHPEVRFAAAVTGVAGVFAATVHRDTRELYTYVSEGIGALSGVQSVESALFVRQVKQLTYEPGR comes from the coding sequence ATGACCACGCCCCCGGAGCCGCACGTGCTCGACGCACTCGACCTGCAGTTGCTGCAGGCCCTGCAGCTCGACGGGCGGGCCCCGTTCAGCCGGATCGCGGCCGTCCTCGGTGTCTCGGACCAGACCGTCGCCCGCCGGTTCCGGCGGCTGCGCGGGAGCGTGGGCCTGCGGGTCCTCGGCGTCACCGACGAGGCGCTGCTCGGGCGCAGCAGCTGGCTGGTCCGGCTGCGCTGTGCGCCGGACGGGGCGGAGCAGTTGGCGGGCGCCCTTGCGCGGCGGCCCGACACGTCGTACGTGGGTCTGCTCTCCGGGGGCACGGAAGTGCTGTGCTCGATCAGGCCGCGCGGCGGGCAGGAGGACGAGCTGCTCCTGGCCCGTCTCCAGCGCACGCCGCTCGTCACGTCGGCGACCGCGCAGTGCGTTCTGCATCCCTTCTACGGCGGCCCGGTCGGCTGGCTCAACAAGATCAACGCGCTCGACGCGGAGCAGGAGGCGGCGCTGCGGGCGCCGTCCGCAGAACCGTCCGCTCCGACCCCGGTGCCCGACGAGGTCGACGAGACCCTCCTGGCCCTGCTCCGCCGGGACGGCCGGGTGGCGCTGACCGAACTCCAGGCGGCCACCGGCCAGTCGGAGTCGGTCGTCAAGCGCCGCCTGGACCGGCTGCGGTCGAGCGGCGTCCTCTACTTCGACGTACAGCACACCCACGAACTGCTCGGCCGCTCAGTGATGGCGGCGCTGTGGCTGACCGTCGCCCCGTCCGCGCTGGCCTCCGTGGGCGAGTCCCTCGCGGCGCACCCGGAGGTCCGGTTCGCCGCGGCGGTGACCGGGGTGGCCGGGGTGTTCGCCGCGACCGTGCACCGCGACACCCGCGAGCTGTACACGTACGTGAGCGAGGGCATCGGGGCGCTCTCCGGCGTGCAGTCCGTGGAGAGCGCCCTCTTCGTGCGACAGGTCAAGCAGCTCACGTACGAGCCGGGCCGGTGA
- a CDS encoding MFS transporter, with the protein MLDTHTTQQPAEPAAAPVRSGQWMTVAAAMFVCGWGGNQFTPLLLMYRELGGYSTLSVDAFLGAYVVGLVPGLLLAGPISDRRGRRPVMIAGTLASILASLVLCFGEHSAWPIYVGRLMTGVAVGIAMAVGSSWVKELSTGADTGAAARRASLCQTAGFALGAGVAGALAQWGPWPMVTPYVVHIVLTAAVPVLLLRIPETRTAVRGAAGSLRALLGDLAADLRIPAPARRRFRWVVLPMAPWVFGAAGLAYAVMPQLVDNRVGHWGLAYATALTVLTLGTGAAVQPLAKKLDSQKGPRGGRAPVAAMSVMLLGTVLCAVNSAVLSPWLAAAAAVALGAGYGIAVVSGLLEIQRMAGPDDLAGLTGIYYTLAYSGFLLPTVLATLSAWLPYSVMLGAIAVVALACLVLVTVGGRATREVTGPART; encoded by the coding sequence ATGCTCGACACGCACACCACCCAGCAGCCGGCCGAACCAGCGGCTGCTCCCGTCCGGTCCGGCCAGTGGATGACCGTCGCCGCGGCGATGTTCGTCTGCGGCTGGGGCGGCAACCAGTTCACGCCGCTCCTGCTCATGTACCGCGAACTGGGCGGCTATTCGACACTCAGCGTCGACGCCTTCCTCGGCGCCTACGTCGTCGGACTCGTCCCCGGCCTGCTGCTCGCCGGGCCGATATCCGACCGACGCGGACGACGCCCGGTGATGATCGCCGGAACCCTCGCCTCCATCCTCGCGAGCCTCGTCCTGTGCTTCGGCGAACACAGCGCCTGGCCCATCTACGTAGGCCGTCTGATGACCGGCGTCGCCGTCGGCATCGCCATGGCCGTCGGCAGCAGCTGGGTCAAGGAACTGTCGACCGGGGCGGACACCGGGGCCGCCGCGCGCCGCGCCTCCCTGTGCCAGACGGCCGGCTTCGCCCTCGGCGCGGGCGTCGCCGGCGCTCTGGCCCAGTGGGGCCCCTGGCCGATGGTGACGCCGTACGTCGTCCACATCGTGCTCACCGCCGCGGTCCCGGTGCTCCTGCTGCGCATCCCGGAGACGCGGACCGCGGTGCGCGGCGCGGCGGGCTCGCTCCGCGCGCTGCTCGGTGACCTCGCCGCCGACCTGCGCATCCCCGCCCCCGCCCGCCGCCGCTTCCGCTGGGTGGTGCTCCCGATGGCGCCGTGGGTGTTCGGCGCGGCGGGACTGGCGTACGCCGTCATGCCGCAGCTCGTCGACAACCGGGTCGGGCACTGGGGCCTCGCCTACGCGACCGCGCTCACGGTCCTGACCCTGGGCACCGGCGCCGCCGTGCAGCCACTGGCCAAGAAGCTCGACAGCCAAAAGGGCCCGCGCGGCGGACGGGCGCCGGTCGCGGCCATGTCCGTCATGCTGCTCGGCACCGTGCTGTGCGCCGTCAACTCCGCCGTGCTGTCACCGTGGCTGGCGGCGGCCGCAGCCGTCGCGCTCGGCGCCGGATACGGCATCGCCGTCGTCTCCGGGCTCCTGGAGATCCAGCGGATGGCGGGACCCGACGACCTCGCGGGCCTGACCGGCATCTACTACACGCTCGCCTACTCCGGGTTCCTGCTCCCCACCGTCCTCGCGACGCTGTCGGCGTGGCTGCCCTACTCGGTGATGCTCGGCGCGATCGCCGTCGTCGCCCTCGCCTGTCTCGTGCTGGTCACCGTCGGCGGGCGTGCCACCCGGGAGGTCACCGGCCCGGCTCGTACGTGA